GAACGAAAAAGCCTTCGATGAGGCATTTGAAAGGGCATTGGCGGATAAAGAGGCAGGAAGAGTTCTATCGCATGACGAGGTGCGTACCAAGTATGCCAAATGGCTCTAACGGTCCGTTGGACACAGGAAGCTGCCGATCAGCTTGATGGCATCATCGAATATCTGGAACTCAACTGGAGCAAGAAGGAGGTCAGAACGTTTTTCCGAAAGTTAGAAGAAGCTGTAAGATCAATTTCCGAACACCCCGATAGAA
The DNA window shown above is from Flavobacteriales bacterium and carries:
- a CDS encoding type II toxin-antitoxin system RelE/ParE family toxin, translating into MALTVRWTQEAADQLDGIIEYLELNWSKKEVRTFFRKLEEAVRSISEHPDRNKLSERKPGTREYQLTRHTTIFYDFDDAHVTILLLWQNLMNPKKLK